Proteins encoded by one window of Anopheles maculipalpis chromosome 2RL, idAnoMacuDA_375_x, whole genome shotgun sequence:
- the LOC126558630 gene encoding mitochondrial 2-oxodicarboxylate carrier: protein MPSDVKEFLRQAAMQVGAGGSAGFVEVCIMHPLDLVKTRLQLQASPAAGAAKSVTYYNGVFDCIRKMAKAEGIFSLYKGILPPVLVETPKRAVKFLTFEQYKRFFMFGSDKPTPLTFSLAGLGAGVTEAILVNPFEMVKVTLQANKNKMGQVPSTWAVTKQIINESGFGLNGLNRGLTATIGRNGVFNMIYFGFYHSVKGIVPEYKDPVQEFLRKVGIGFVSGTLGSIVNIPFDVAKSRIQGPQPVPGQVKYRTTFGSMVIVAREEGFAALYKGLTPKVMRLGPGGAIMLVVYDYVYAFLDDYFK from the exons ATGCCATCGGATGTGAAAGAGTTTCTGCGCCAAGCGGCTATGCAGGTTGGAGCAGGTGGATCGGCCGGTTTCGTGGAGGTGTGCATCATGCATCCACTCGATTTGGTTAAAACAAGACTCCAGCTTCAAGCGAGCCCTGCTGCCGGTGCTGCTAAATCGGTT ACGTACTACAATGGCGTATTCGATTGTATCCGCAAAATGGCCAAAGCGGAAGGAATATTTTCACTGTACAAAGGTATCCTACCACCGGTGCTGGTGGAAACGCCTAAACGGGCGGTAAAATTTTTAACCTTTGAGCAGTACAAACGCTTCTTCATGTTTGGATCGGATAAACCAACGCCTCTG ACATTTTCTCTGGCTGGTCTAGGAGCGGGTGTAACGGAAGCTATTCTGGTAAATCCATTCGAAATGGTTAAAGTTACTTtacaggcaaacaaaaacaa GATGGGCCAGGTTCCTAGTACTTGGGCAGTTACGAAGCAAATCATTAACGAGTCCGGGTTCGGGTTGAATGGATTGAATCGTGGACTAACTGCCACAATCGGGCGCAACGGTGTGTTCAATATGATCTACTTCGGGTTCTACCATAGCGTTAAAGGCATCGTTCCGGAGTATAAG GACCCTGTGCAAGAATTTCTTCGCAAGGTTGGCATCGGATTCGTCAGTGGAACACTCGGCTCGATCGTGAATATTCCCTTCGATGTGGCAAAGTCTCGAATTCAG GGACCTCAACCTGTTCCGGGACAGGTAAAGTATCGTACGACGTTTGGCTCGATGGTGATCGTTGCCCGTGAGGAAGGTTTTGCGGCTCTTTACAAAGGCCTCACCCCGAAAGTGATGCGTCTAGGGCCGGGCGGTGCAATCATGCTGGTAGTTTACGACTATGTGTACGCATTTCTGGACGATTACTTCAAGTAG
- the LOC126558285 gene encoding uncharacterized protein LOC126558285 encodes MSRRLMLVLLVVALVTLDPTSALQKKKKRGVYHGLHGFALAGHAAVPLHGVPSFHKGYHPSPYARFPGLHKGSLGGVLPPGYALFPGGASVASYQRNFPRYPTLYGAGLYPGFGVAPVKPLAGFAPTLATGLTPFAPAPALPAYPAAVPGAIPAAAAYPQAFVPLGSPAATGNTQQTYFATYPKNPLIPVAVPVQPEAPAKVPVVVQKPFYTGFSTVVPNGGIYPAGVYSPGQTVAVSNVQPQFIGIPVATGSASGVTPTFATTLSSGTTQVTQAPQQPWRPVVVNQPTPPTPTPPSNAYLPSYATSQGQIYISSTPAPSLHDHHQQQSHHQALLDLEQGSLHQQDGSGAFNGQPYDVASNHGRYTGPSSYDVDITHNGYQKKKK; translated from the exons ATGAGCCGAAGACTGATGTtagtgctgctggtggtagcTCTGGTTACCCTAGACCCAACGTCCGCattacagaagaagaaaaaacgtggCGTTTACCACGGGCTGCATGGATTTGCGCTTGCAGGCCATGCTGCCGTCCCATTGCACGGTGTACCATCGTTTCATAAGGGCTACCACCCTAGTCCGTACGCGAGGTTCCCCGGTCTACACAAGGGATCGCTAGGTGGCGTTCTTCCGCCTGGATATGCTCTCTTCCCCGGTGGTGCTAGTGTAGCGTCCTACCAACGAAACTTCCCCCGCTATCCCACACTGTACGGTGCGGGTCTTTATCCAGGATTCGGAGTAGCACCAGTCAAGCCGCTGGCTGGCTTTGCTCCCACTCTCGCCACGGGATTGACTCCCTTTGCTCCTGCCCCAGCACTGCCTGCCTATCCTGCTGCTGTTCCGGGCGCCATTCCTGCTGCGGCTGCCTATCCACAAGCATTCGTACCACTTGGATCACCTGCCGCCACTGGGAACACTCAACAGACGTACTTCGCGACGTATCCCAAGAACCCGTTAATTCCCGTTGCAGTTCCCGTGCAGCCGGAAGCACCCGCTAAGGTTCCTGTCGTTGTTCAGAAACCTTTCTACACGGGCTTCTCAACAGTGGTTCCGAACGGAGGGATTTACCCGGCTGGAGTGTACAGCCCGGGACAAACGGTCGCCGTTTCAAATGTACAGCCACAGTTCATCGGTATTCCGGTGGCCACCGGAAGTGCTAGTGGAGTTACACCTACCTTTGCGACGACGCTGAGCTCTGGCACTACGCAAGTCACACAGGCACCGCAACAACCCTGGcggccggtggtggtgaatCAACCAACACCACCGACTCCAACACCACCGTCCAACGCGTACCTTCCATCGTACGCCACCTCGCAGGGACAGATTTACATTAGCAGCACGCCGGCACCGTCGTTGCAcgatcaccatcagcagcagtcccaCCATCAAGCCTTGCTGGATCTCGAACAGG GATCTCTTCACCAACAGGATGGTAGCGGTGCCTTCAACGGACAGCCGTACGATGTTGCCTCCAACCATGGCCGATACACGGGACCATCCAGCTACGATGTCGATATCACCCACAATGGTtatcagaagaagaaaaagtag
- the LOC126567097 gene encoding keratin-associated protein 19-2-like — protein sequence MKSFIALFVVLAIAAVYGAEESKVTEKRGIYGGLGYGYNGYPGLAGHGYYGGIGGLGYGHGLGYGSNLGYYGSYPGYYGSHSGYLGGYSGYSGYPYSLGYGLH from the exons ATGAAATCCTTC ATTGCTCTGTTCGTCGTCCTGGCCATCGCTGCCGTCTATGGTGCTGAGGAGTCGAAGGTGACCGAGAAGCGTGGCATCTACGGAGGTCTCGGCTACGGTTACAACGGCTATCCCGGTTTGGCCGGTCACGGTTACTACGGTGGCATTGGAGGACTGGGATACGGCCATGGACTCGGCTACGGATCGAACCTGGGCTACTACGGATCGTACCCGGGATACTACGGTTCTCATTCCGGATATTTGGGCGGTTACTCCGGCTACTCTGGCTACCCTTACAGCCTGGGTTACGGACTCCACTAA
- the LOC126559490 gene encoding uncharacterized protein LOC126559490: MSGYIYFDVEIKLANKPNQLSALYVKSTIDCALAKIFGEIGGQTEVDLLKFDEQRQRFILRVPKEFYVKLRAAITLIGDYQGVPCNFQVKKVSPVLFTLVETHFDFAREAAFA; the protein is encoded by the exons ATGAGTGGATACATATATTTTGATGTAGAAAT CAAACTTGCCAATAAACCGAATCAACTATCCGCACTCTACGTGAAGTCTACCATAGATTGTGCACtagcaaaaatatttggtGAAATAGGCGGCCAAACGGAGGTGGACCTGTTGAAATTCGACGAACAGCGACAGCGCTTTATTCTGCGAGTACCAAAAGAATTTTACGTGAAGCTCCGAGCTGCTATTACGCTGATTGGAGACTACCAAGGAGTACCGTGCAATTTCCAGGTGAAGAAGGTATCGCCGGTTTTGTTCACATTGGTAGAAACTCATTTTGATTTCGCAAGAGAGGCAGCGTTCGCTTGA
- the LOC126559342 gene encoding mitochondrial intermembrane space import and assembly protein 40-B, which translates to MSLCKSYGKDKVIFATKEDHATPSKVELPDSEPRPGLILENGDINWNCPCLGGMAIGPCGNEFREAFSCFHYSQAEPKGSDCYEAFSTMNECMRNYPGVYKQNLNEDEEDENGAGVASMIADEGEEEDDVDDVPVQAKSESNAVATKAK; encoded by the exons ATGTCGTTGTGCAAAAGCTACGGAAAGGATAAGGTTATCTTTGCCACCAAGGAGGACCATGCCACCCCAAGTAAGGTGGAGCTGCCGGACTCGGAACCGCGACCCGGTTTAATATTGGAAAATGGAGATATCAACTGGAACTGTCCATGCCTTGGTGGAATGGCAATCGGTCCGTGTGGTAACGAGTTTCGAGAAGCATTTTCCTGCTTCCATTACAG CCAAGCTGAACCGAAGGGATCGGACTGCTACGAAGCGTTTAGCACGATGAACGAGTGTATGCGGAACTATCCCGGTGTGTACAAACAAAACCTCAAcgaggacgaagaggacgagAATGGGGCCGGTGTGGCGAGCATGATAGCGGACGAAGGCGAGGAGGAAGATGACGTCGATGATGTGCCGGTACAAGCGAAAAGCGAATCGAATGCGGTAGCGACAAAAGCAAAGTAA
- the LOC126567096 gene encoding uncharacterized protein LOC126567096, with the protein MSEPELENDNNEVRDRSRSRSRSPHARRLWVQDLFLNRNETGNRLLTDITTSGIYETMNRFLRMKKEDFFHLLSLVGPKIAKMDTDFRKAITEQERLLITLRYLATGETFTSLQYVFRVSRHSISRIVKETCACLIEALRDYVKLPSTEEEWLAISRRFEQRWRFPHAIGAIDGKHVEIICPRNSGSEYHNYQKFFSIKILLT; encoded by the exons atgagCGAGCCAGAGCTTGAAAATGACAACAACGAAGTCCGGGATCGTTCCCGATCTCGTTCCCGTAGTCCGCATGCACGTCGTTTGTGGGTTCAAGACTTATTCCtgaaccgaaacgaaaccggCAACCGGCTACTGACCGACATCACGACATCGGGTATATACGAGACGATGAACCGATTTTTAAGGATGAAGAAGGAAGATTTCTTCCATTTACTGTCCCTTGTTGGTCCAAAAATTGCGAAAATGGACACAGATTTCCGCAAAGCAATCACGGAACAGGAAAGGCTGCTGATAACATTGCGTTATCTTGCGACTGGAGAGACATTTACCAGCCTCCAATACGTGTTCCGG GTGTCGAGGCATTCTATCAGCAGAATAGTTAAAGAGACGTGCGCATGTCTTATCGAGGCTTTGCGGGATTATGTCAAG ctACCCTCTACCGAAGAAGAATGGCTTGCAATCTCAAGACGATTTGAGCAGCGCTGGAGATTTCCTCACGCAATAGGTGCAATCGATGGGAAGCACGTTGAAATTATTTGCCCTCGTAATAGCGGATCCGAATATCACAACTATCAAAAATTTTTTAGTATT AAAATCTTGCTGACATAA
- the LOC126559452 gene encoding uncharacterized protein LOC126559452, with protein MEQAGSSGRNEKIDHEKSLRFIAEVQKHRVLWEEKNKNYKNVVLKGDAWAAIAAKEEVSPQDAKHLWSRLLGIYRTNKAKVKKTTQTGAGNDDVFRPRWFAYQAMSFVDEATQDAVHVDTVSMFILILNN; from the exons atggaacaagcaggaagcagtggacgcaatgaaaaaata gATCATGAAAAAAGCCTCCGCTTCATTGCCGAGGTGCAAAAGCACCGTGTTTtgtgggaggaaaaaaataaaaactataaaaatgtAGTTTTGAAGGGCGACGCGTGGGCTGCGATAGCGGCCAAGGAGGAGGTTTCGCCACAAGATGCGAAACATCTGTGGTCCCGACTCCTTGGCATTTATCGGACCAACAAGGCCAAGGTCAAGAAGACGACGCAAACCGGTGCAG gcAATGACGACGTGTTCCGGCCACGGTGGTTCGCCTACCAAGCGATGTCTTTTGTAGACGAGGCCACCCAAGATGCGGTGCATGTAGACACGGTGAGTATGTTTATACTTATTTTAAATAACTAG